CGCGGATCCGGTGGGCGAGATCCTCGCTGTCACGCATGCTCTGCTCGTCCTCCCACAGGGTCAGCGACTTCGCCTCTCCGGTGGCCCGGTCGACCAGGTAGTAGACGCCCCGGAAACCGGGCACGTCCCGTACCTGCCGGACGATCTCCTCCGAATGCGCGCCCAGGTCTCCCTCCGCGGGAACGGGTGATCCCTGGTAGGTGCTCAGCCTCGCGAACATCAACGGCAGTCCTTCCTGACCTGGCCGCCGTCGGGGGACGGGCAGCTCCACGACCAGCGTGCTCCGGCAGACCGCGCCGCGCATGCCGGAGGGGCGCGACAATGGTGGCGGGTACGCGTCTGCCGGAGCCGTTGCGGAGAGGCGGGACGTCGAGGTGACGTACATAGCTGTGACCGCCCTGAGCCATGTCGGGCTGGTCCGCGACCAGAACGAGGACAGCCTGGCGATCGGGCCGTGGACCCTGTGCGGGACCGTGACCCAGAACCCACAGACGCTGGTCTTCCCCTTCGGCAGACCGCTCGTCGTCGCGGTCGCCGACGGGCTCGGCGGGCAGCCCGCCGGGGAGGTGGCCAGTGAGCTCGTGGTGCGCCAGCTGT
This DNA window, taken from Streptomyces sp. TN58, encodes the following:
- a CDS encoding antibiotic biosynthesis monooxygenase, whose amino-acid sequence is MFARLSTYQGSPVPAEGDLGAHSEEIVRQVRDVPGFRGVYYLVDRATGEAKSLTLWEDEQSMRDSEDLAHRIREETARREGQQVVTVEHFEVGFSHLGP